From Numenius arquata chromosome 4, bNumArq3.hap1.1, whole genome shotgun sequence, a single genomic window includes:
- the RGS20 gene encoding regulator of G-protein signaling 20 yields MWRQVLLYFRTHSYHADNCQAKETLQNEDEEDIKAAQWIFKPMGSERMEMRKRQMSTTQETPGAAQAQHSMGNRGSNACCFCWCCCCSCSCLTVRNQDEERARRTSHELQAEGIPNCEESPAPTLEEVNAWAQSFDKLMLTPAGRNAFREFLRTEFSEENMLFWMACEELKQESNKSVIEEKARLIYEDYISILSPKEVSLDSRVREVINRNMLEPSQHTFDDAQLQIYTLMHRDSYPRFMNSAIYKDLLRSLSEKSIEA; encoded by the exons ATGTGGAGGCAAGTTTTACTCTACTTCAGGACGCACAGCTACCATGCAGACAACTGTCAAGCAAAGGAGACCCTCCAAAATGAAGATGAAGAGGATATTAAAGCAGCACAGTGGATTTTCAAG CCCATGGGATCAGAGCGGATGGAGATGCGCAAGCGGCAGATGTCTACGACCCAGGAGACCCCAGGCGCTGCCCAGGCTCAGCACAGCATGGGAAATCGAGGGTCCAACGCCTGCTGCTTTTGTTGGTGCTGTTGCTGCAGCTGCTCATG TCTTACTGTTAGAAATCAAGACGAAGAGAGAGCAAGGAGAACATCTCATGAGCTCCAAGCAGAGGGTATTCCAAACTGTGAGGAAAG cCCTGCTCCTACTCTTGAAGAAGTAAATGCCTGGGCTCAATCCTTTGACAAGTTGATGCTTACTCCAGCTGGCAGAAATGCTTTTCGTGAATTTCTACGAACTGAATTCAGCGAGGAAAACATGCTTTTCTGGATGGCCTGTGAGGAACTGAAACAAGAATCCAACAAAAGTGTCATTGAAGAAAAAGCAAGACTAATTTATGAAGATTATATTTCTATCCTTTCTCCAAAAGAG GTCAGTCTGGACTCCAGAGTAAGAGAAGTTATTAACCGAAATATGCTGGAACCCTCACAACACACCTTCGATGACGCACAGCTTCAAATCTATACCTTAATGCACAGAGACTCCTACCCACGGTTTATGAACTCTGCTATTTATAAGGACTTGCTTCGGTCCTTATCTGAAAAATCCATTGAAgcatag